A genome region from Natranaeroarchaeum sulfidigenes includes the following:
- a CDS encoding long-chain fatty acid--CoA ligase has product MERLDEDTVRTLGDLLPRERRSGAVAVRADGDTDHVYTYQRFLTTAWKTGNFFRHLGVREGVTVGIVAEPRPQPLLGLFGATLLGAQVRLDPPEAIDARVVLAPTDRIERYELPPGGQRVGYAASPSEPSVRYFEENIWSENPTIPPEDRDPKATAIVTDDTSYSHEHLLSTAFDTVERLSLGPGEMVAVRAPLADPRTVAAGVLAPLLGGGAVQLGADGSDADAEIVADVEPATDRWLDVSDITV; this is encoded by the coding sequence ATGGAACGGCTCGACGAAGACACGGTTCGGACGCTTGGCGACTTGCTCCCCCGCGAGCGGCGCTCGGGGGCGGTCGCGGTCCGTGCTGATGGCGACACCGACCACGTCTACACCTACCAGCGCTTTCTCACGACCGCGTGGAAGACGGGGAACTTCTTTCGGCATCTCGGTGTTCGTGAGGGCGTCACTGTGGGTATCGTCGCGGAGCCGCGCCCCCAGCCCCTGCTCGGACTGTTCGGCGCGACGCTGCTCGGCGCACAGGTGCGGCTGGATCCCCCCGAAGCGATCGATGCCAGGGTGGTCCTCGCACCGACCGACCGTATCGAGCGCTACGAACTCCCACCGGGCGGCCAGAGAGTGGGCTATGCGGCGAGCCCCAGCGAACCAAGCGTCCGATACTTCGAGGAGAACATCTGGAGCGAGAACCCCACAATCCCGCCGGAGGATCGGGATCCCAAGGCGACTGCTATCGTGACCGACGACACGTCCTACAGCCACGAACACCTGCTCAGCACGGCCTTCGATACGGTCGAACGCCTCTCGCTGGGTCCCGGCGAGATGGTCGCCGTTCGTGCACCGCTTGCAGATCCCAGAACTGTCGCAGCAGGGGTTCTCGCACCGTTGCTGGGCGGAGGAGCTGTCCAGCTCGGTGCCGATGGATCGGACGCCGATGCCGAAATCGTGGCCGACGTGGAGCCAGCTACCGATCGGTGGCTCGACGTCTCGGACATCACCGTCTGA